In Paraburkholderia caribensis, a single window of DNA contains:
- the ugpA gene encoding sn-glycerol-3-phosphate ABC transporter permease UgpA has translation MDKRSRFGTSLLPYLLVAPQLAITLLFFLLPAGEALWQSTQTQDAFGTSSEFVGLSNFKQLFGDPLYLASFETTLMFCALVTVSGLAISLLFAACADRVTRGARAYQTLLIWPYAVAPAIAAVLWSFLFNPSIGLATFALGKAGIVWNHALNPGQAMFLVVLASVWKQVSYNFLFFYAGLQAIPRSLIEAAAIDGAGPVRRFFGVALPLLSPTTFFLLVVNLVYAFFDTFPIIDAATGGGPAQSTRTLIYKIFAEGFQGLDIGSSGAQSVVLMLIVVGLTVVQFRFIERRVQYS, from the coding sequence ATGGACAAGCGTTCCCGCTTCGGCACCAGCCTCCTGCCGTATCTGCTCGTCGCACCGCAACTCGCGATCACACTGCTGTTCTTTCTGCTGCCCGCGGGCGAAGCCCTCTGGCAATCGACGCAGACACAGGACGCATTCGGCACGTCGAGCGAATTTGTCGGCTTGAGCAACTTCAAGCAGCTATTCGGCGACCCGCTGTATCTTGCATCGTTTGAAACGACGCTGATGTTCTGCGCGCTCGTCACCGTGTCGGGCCTCGCGATCTCGCTGCTGTTCGCCGCCTGCGCCGACCGCGTGACACGCGGCGCGAGAGCCTATCAGACGCTGTTGATCTGGCCGTACGCAGTCGCGCCCGCGATTGCCGCCGTGCTGTGGTCGTTCCTGTTCAACCCGAGCATCGGCCTCGCGACCTTCGCGCTCGGCAAGGCGGGCATCGTCTGGAATCACGCGCTCAATCCGGGCCAGGCGATGTTCCTCGTCGTGCTCGCCTCCGTGTGGAAGCAGGTCAGCTACAACTTCCTGTTCTTCTACGCTGGACTGCAGGCCATTCCGCGCTCGCTGATCGAAGCGGCCGCGATCGACGGCGCGGGTCCCGTGCGGCGCTTCTTCGGCGTCGCGCTGCCGTTGCTGTCTCCGACGACGTTCTTTCTGCTCGTCGTCAATCTCGTCTACGCGTTCTTCGACACCTTCCCGATCATCGACGCCGCGACGGGCGGCGGCCCCGCGCAATCGACGCGCACGCTGATCTACAAGATCTTCGCCGAAGGCTTCCAGGGCCTCGATATCGGCAGCTCGGGCGCGCAATCGGTGGTGCTGATGCTGATCGTGGTCGGGCTGACTGTCGTGCAGTTCCGTTTCATCGAGCGGAGGGTTCAATACTCATGA
- the ugpE gene encoding sn-glycerol-3-phosphate ABC transporter permease UgpE: MIENRRGFDIFCHVVLLIGVVLVVFPVYVAFCAATMSEHEVFNVPLSLVPSTHLFENIANIWTHGTGNAASPFGTMLLNSLVMALVIAIGKIAVSIISAFAIVFFRFPGRNAAFWLIFITLMLPVEVRIFPTVQVVSSMHLSNTYAGLTLPLIASATATFLFRQFFLTLPDELMEAARIDGAGPLRFFWDVVLPLSKTNLAALFVITFIYGWNQYLWPILITSQQSLTTAVVGIKSMIASGDTATEWHLVMAATLLAMLPPLVVVLAMQRWFVRGLVDAEK; this comes from the coding sequence ATGATCGAGAATCGCCGCGGCTTCGATATCTTCTGCCACGTCGTGTTGCTGATCGGCGTGGTGCTGGTCGTGTTCCCCGTCTACGTCGCGTTCTGCGCGGCGACGATGAGCGAGCACGAAGTGTTCAACGTGCCGCTGTCGCTGGTGCCAAGCACGCATCTGTTTGAGAACATCGCGAACATCTGGACCCACGGCACGGGCAACGCGGCCAGCCCGTTCGGCACGATGCTCTTGAACAGCCTCGTGATGGCGCTGGTGATCGCGATCGGCAAGATTGCCGTGTCGATCATCTCGGCGTTCGCCATCGTGTTCTTCCGCTTTCCGGGCCGCAACGCCGCGTTCTGGCTGATCTTCATCACGCTGATGCTGCCCGTCGAAGTGCGCATCTTTCCGACTGTGCAGGTTGTGTCGTCGATGCATCTGAGCAACACGTACGCCGGGCTCACGCTGCCGCTGATCGCGTCCGCAACCGCGACGTTCCTGTTCCGCCAGTTCTTCCTCACGCTCCCCGACGAGCTGATGGAAGCGGCGCGCATCGACGGCGCGGGGCCGCTGCGCTTCTTCTGGGATGTGGTGCTGCCGCTGTCGAAGACAAACCTTGCGGCGCTCTTCGTGATCACGTTCATTTACGGCTGGAATCAATACTTGTGGCCGATCCTGATCACCAGCCAGCAATCGCTGACGACGGCCGTGGTCGGCATCAAGAGCATGATCGCTTCCGGCGACACCGCGACCGAATGGCATCTCGTGATGGCCGCGACGCTGCTCGCGATGCTGCCGCCGCTCGTCGTCGTGCTGGCGATGCAGCGCTGGTTCGTGCGCGGTCTCGTGGATGCTGAGAAATAA
- a CDS encoding DsbC family protein: MKKRIRLAALALAAATIGLGCSAQADQTTDKLKSTLQSRLSEATIKSVSKSPIDGLYEVNLGSQIVYSDATGDHLILGDMIDAKTRKNLTEARLSETNRIDFASLPFANAVKVVKGNGSRKIAVFSDPNCPYCKQLETTLKSMDNITVYTFLYPVLSPDSTVKSKSIWCSSDRAKAWEAWMQDHRAPTAAGTCDTAAIDKNLALGQSMNVSGTPTVFLADGRRLPGAVPADELDKALSSVR; encoded by the coding sequence ATGAAGAAACGTATCCGTCTCGCCGCGCTGGCGCTGGCCGCCGCGACTATCGGCCTCGGCTGTTCGGCGCAGGCCGACCAGACCACCGACAAGCTCAAGTCGACGCTGCAATCGCGTCTGAGCGAAGCGACCATCAAGAGCGTGTCGAAGTCGCCGATCGACGGGCTTTACGAGGTGAACCTCGGCTCGCAGATCGTCTACAGCGACGCGACGGGCGACCATCTGATTCTCGGCGACATGATCGACGCCAAGACACGCAAGAATCTGACGGAAGCGCGCCTGTCCGAAACCAACCGCATCGATTTCGCGAGCCTGCCGTTCGCGAACGCGGTGAAAGTGGTGAAGGGCAATGGCAGCCGCAAGATCGCCGTGTTCTCCGATCCGAACTGCCCGTACTGCAAGCAGCTCGAAACGACGTTGAAGTCGATGGACAACATCACCGTCTACACGTTCCTGTATCCGGTTCTGTCGCCGGACTCGACGGTGAAGTCGAAGTCGATCTGGTGTTCGTCGGACCGCGCGAAGGCATGGGAAGCCTGGATGCAGGATCACCGCGCGCCGACCGCCGCGGGCACCTGCGACACGGCCGCGATCGACAAGAACCTCGCGCTCGGGCAGTCGATGAACGTCAGCGGCACGCCCACCGTGTTCCTCGCGGATGGCCGCCGCCTGCCGGGCGCCGTGCCGGCGGACGAGCTGGACAAGGCGTTGTCGTCGGTGCGCTGA
- a CDS encoding sn-glycerol-3-phosphate import ATP-binding protein UgpC, with protein sequence MSALTLKGVKKSYDGKQNVLHGINADVEDGEFVVMVGPSGCGKSTLLRMVAGLEAITEGEIAIDGKVVNNLEPKDRNIAMVFQNYALYPHMTVAENMGYALKIAGLPKTKIELRVMTAAKILELEPLLSRKPRELSGGQRQRVAMGRAIVREPAVFLFDEPLSNLDARLRVQMRLEIQRLHGRLRTTSLYVTHDQIEAMTLAQRVIVMNRGHAEQIGAPTEVYERPATTFVAGFIGSPGMNLLNGWITEDGAFFEVAGEGPRLPLAGVPCVGREVTGGRACVLGIRPEHMTPSSDAGAATAALAVDSCELLGADNLAHGRWGKHDVTVRLPHGHRPQAGERLQVALPGQHVHFFDEESGRRLN encoded by the coding sequence ATGTCTGCACTGACGCTCAAAGGCGTGAAGAAATCGTACGATGGCAAGCAGAACGTTCTGCACGGAATCAACGCGGACGTCGAGGACGGCGAGTTCGTCGTGATGGTCGGGCCGTCGGGTTGTGGCAAGTCGACCTTGCTGCGGATGGTGGCGGGGCTGGAAGCGATCACCGAGGGTGAGATTGCGATCGACGGCAAGGTCGTCAACAACCTGGAGCCGAAGGATCGCAACATCGCGATGGTGTTTCAGAACTACGCGCTTTATCCGCACATGACGGTTGCGGAGAACATGGGCTATGCGCTGAAGATCGCGGGGCTGCCGAAAACGAAGATCGAATTGCGCGTCATGACGGCTGCGAAGATTCTCGAACTGGAACCGCTGCTGTCGAGAAAGCCGCGCGAGTTGTCGGGCGGCCAGCGACAGCGGGTTGCGATGGGCCGCGCGATCGTGCGCGAGCCGGCTGTGTTTCTGTTCGACGAGCCGCTGTCGAATCTGGATGCCCGTCTGCGCGTACAGATGCGGCTCGAAATCCAGCGTCTGCATGGTCGTCTCAGGACGACGAGCCTGTACGTGACGCACGACCAGATCGAAGCGATGACGCTCGCGCAGCGTGTAATCGTGATGAACCGCGGGCATGCGGAGCAGATCGGTGCGCCCACGGAGGTTTACGAGCGGCCGGCGACGACGTTTGTTGCCGGGTTTATCGGCTCGCCGGGGATGAATTTGCTGAACGGCTGGATCACGGAGGATGGCGCTTTTTTTGAAGTCGCTGGGGAGGGGCCGAGATTGCCTTTGGCGGGCGTGCCGTGCGTCGGACGCGAGGTGACGGGGGGCCGGGCGTGTGTGCTTGGAATTCGGCCGGAGCATATGACGCCCTCTTCCGATGCCGGTGCGGCGACGGCTGCACTTGCCGTTGATTCATGCGAATTGCTCGGCGCGGATAATCTCGCGCATGGGCGCTGGGGCAAGCACGATGTGACCGTGCGGTTGCCGCATGGGCATCGGCCGCAGGCCGGTGAGCGGCTTCAGGTCGCGTTGCCCGGGCAGCATGTTCATTTCTTTGATGAGGAGAGTGGGCGGCGGCTCAATTGA
- the ychF gene encoding redox-regulated ATPase YchF: MSLKCGIVGLPNVGKSTLFNALTKAGIAAENYPFCTIEPNVGVVEVPDARLTALAGIVKPERIVPAVVEFVDIAGLVAGASKGEGLGNQFLANIRETDAITHVVRCFEDENVIHVAGKVDPVSDIEVINTELALADLATVEKALTRYAKAAKSGNDKEAVKLAAVLEKVRVQLDQAKPVRGLDLTEEERLLIKPFCLITAKPAMYVANVKEDGFENNPHLDAVRKYAETENAPVVAVCAAIEAEIADLADEDKEVFLADMGMDEPGLNRVIRAGFKLLGLQTYFTAGVKEVRAWTIHVGDTAPQAAGAIHTDFERGFIRAQTIGFDDYIQFKGEQGAKEAGKMRAEGKEYVVHDGDVMNFLFNV; the protein is encoded by the coding sequence ATGAGCCTCAAATGCGGCATCGTCGGCCTGCCTAACGTCGGCAAGTCCACCCTGTTCAACGCGCTGACCAAGGCGGGCATCGCCGCCGAAAACTATCCGTTCTGCACGATCGAGCCGAACGTCGGCGTGGTCGAAGTGCCGGATGCGCGTCTGACGGCGCTCGCGGGCATCGTCAAGCCTGAGCGCATCGTGCCCGCCGTGGTCGAGTTCGTCGACATCGCGGGTCTGGTGGCGGGTGCAAGCAAGGGCGAAGGCCTCGGCAACCAGTTCCTCGCGAACATCCGCGAAACGGATGCGATCACGCACGTCGTGCGCTGCTTCGAGGACGAGAACGTGATTCACGTCGCGGGCAAGGTCGATCCTGTGTCGGACATCGAAGTGATCAACACGGAACTCGCGCTCGCCGACCTCGCGACGGTCGAAAAGGCGCTCACGCGCTATGCGAAGGCCGCGAAGTCCGGCAACGACAAGGAAGCGGTGAAGCTCGCTGCCGTGCTGGAAAAGGTTCGCGTGCAACTGGACCAGGCGAAGCCGGTTCGCGGGCTCGATCTGACGGAAGAAGAGCGTCTGCTGATCAAGCCGTTCTGCCTGATTACGGCCAAGCCGGCCATGTACGTCGCGAACGTCAAGGAAGACGGCTTCGAGAACAATCCGCACCTCGACGCAGTGCGCAAGTACGCCGAAACGGAAAATGCGCCGGTGGTCGCCGTGTGCGCGGCGATCGAAGCGGAAATCGCCGATCTTGCCGATGAAGACAAGGAAGTGTTCCTCGCCGACATGGGCATGGACGAGCCGGGCCTGAACCGTGTGATTCGCGCGGGCTTCAAGCTGCTCGGTCTGCAGACGTATTTCACGGCGGGCGTGAAGGAAGTGCGCGCGTGGACGATTCATGTGGGCGATACCGCGCCGCAGGCGGCGGGCGCGATTCACACGGACTTCGAACGCGGGTTTATTCGCGCGCAGACGATCGGCTTTGACGATTACATCCAGTTCAAGGGCGAGCAAGGCGCGAAGGAAGCGGGCAAGATGCGCGCGGAAGGCAAAGAGTACGTCGTGCATGACGGCGACGTGATGAACTTTTTGTTCAACGTCTGA
- a CDS encoding M61 family metallopeptidase translates to MKPIRYTIVPKQPAAHLFEVTVTVAEPDPSGQRFMLPVWIPGSYMVREFARNIVTLRAFNDAGRKVRLEKTDKHAWQAAPVKGALTLRYEVYAWDLSVRAAHLDDTTGFFNGTSVFLSPLGFEDAPCVVDIQKPAGAQFRNWRVATALTEARGTKRYGFGEYSAQNYDELIDHPVTLGEFELATFKAHGVPHDIVIAGRVTSLDMTRLSADLKRVCEAQIALFEPRSKKAPMDRYVFMTQAVTDGYGGLEHRASTALICNRGDLPVEGRDETTDGYRTYLGLCSHEYFHTWNVKRIKPAVFAPYDLTQENYTSLLWLFEGFTSYYDDLMLVRSGLIKDTDYFTLLGKTIGGVLRGSGRLKQTVAESSFDAWVKYYRQDENAANAIVSYYTKGSLVALAFDLTIRAQTQNRKSLDDVMRLLWQRYGRDFYNGKAQGIEEADVEALFAEATGADLSELFADGVRGTRDLPLDTLLASFGVTLEADVDPKGKPSLGARVRGGADCTLAAVHDGSAAQKAGLSAGDVLIAVDGLRVTGSNLDALLSRYQPGAKVEVHAFRRDELRVAQVKLDGPEVSRYKLTANDKRAAAVTARKRWLGGK, encoded by the coding sequence ATGAAGCCGATCCGCTACACCATCGTACCGAAGCAACCCGCCGCCCATCTTTTCGAAGTCACCGTGACCGTCGCCGAGCCCGATCCGTCGGGCCAGCGCTTCATGCTGCCCGTGTGGATTCCCGGCAGCTATATGGTCCGCGAGTTCGCGCGCAATATCGTCACGCTGCGCGCGTTCAACGACGCGGGCCGCAAGGTGCGGCTCGAAAAGACCGACAAGCACGCGTGGCAGGCGGCGCCAGTCAAGGGCGCGCTGACGCTGCGCTACGAGGTCTACGCCTGGGACCTGTCGGTGCGGGCCGCGCATCTCGACGACACGACGGGCTTCTTCAACGGCACGAGCGTGTTTCTGTCGCCGCTCGGGTTCGAGGATGCGCCCTGTGTCGTCGATATCCAGAAGCCGGCCGGTGCTCAGTTCCGCAACTGGCGCGTGGCGACGGCACTGACGGAAGCGCGCGGCACGAAGCGCTACGGCTTTGGCGAGTACAGCGCGCAAAACTACGACGAGCTAATCGATCATCCCGTCACGCTCGGCGAATTCGAGCTCGCGACGTTCAAGGCGCACGGCGTGCCGCACGACATCGTGATCGCCGGGCGCGTGACGAGTTTGGACATGACGCGGCTGTCGGCGGATCTGAAGCGCGTGTGCGAAGCGCAGATCGCGCTGTTCGAGCCGCGCTCGAAAAAGGCGCCGATGGACCGCTACGTCTTCATGACGCAAGCCGTCACCGATGGCTACGGCGGGCTGGAGCATCGCGCATCGACGGCGCTGATCTGCAATCGCGGGGATTTACCCGTCGAAGGCCGCGACGAGACGACGGACGGCTATCGCACGTATCTCGGCCTGTGCAGCCACGAATACTTCCACACGTGGAACGTGAAGCGCATCAAGCCCGCCGTGTTCGCGCCGTACGATCTGACGCAAGAAAATTACACGTCGCTGCTGTGGCTGTTCGAAGGCTTCACGTCGTACTACGACGATCTGATGCTCGTGCGCAGCGGCCTGATCAAGGATACCGACTACTTCACGCTGCTCGGCAAGACGATCGGCGGCGTGCTGCGCGGCAGCGGACGCCTGAAGCAGACGGTCGCCGAAAGCTCGTTCGACGCATGGGTGAAGTACTACCGTCAGGACGAAAATGCCGCGAATGCGATCGTCAGCTATTACACCAAGGGCTCGCTGGTCGCGCTCGCGTTCGATCTGACGATTCGCGCGCAAACGCAGAACCGCAAATCGCTCGACGACGTGATGCGCCTGCTGTGGCAGCGCTACGGTCGCGACTTCTACAACGGCAAGGCGCAGGGCATCGAGGAAGCCGACGTCGAGGCGCTGTTCGCCGAGGCGACGGGCGCGGACCTGTCGGAGCTTTTCGCGGACGGCGTGCGCGGCACGCGCGATCTGCCGCTCGACACGCTGCTCGCTTCGTTCGGCGTGACGCTCGAAGCGGACGTCGATCCGAAGGGCAAGCCGTCGCTCGGCGCGCGCGTGCGCGGCGGCGCGGACTGCACGCTGGCGGCCGTTCATGACGGCAGCGCGGCGCAGAAGGCTGGCCTGTCGGCCGGCGACGTGCTGATTGCCGTCGACGGCCTGCGCGTGACGGGCTCGAACCTCGACGCGCTGCTGTCGCGCTACCAGCCCGGCGCGAAGGTCGAGGTGCACGCGTTCCGGCGCGACGAGCTGCGCGTC
- a CDS encoding UbiH/UbiF family hydroxylase, with amino-acid sequence MNAHHQSFDVAVIGGGLVGKTAALALTQSGLRVALLAQHCQPLPAGAVFDSRVYALSASSQALLERLRVWQALDTARLAPVYDMRVYGDAHAELHFSAFQASVPQLAWIAESSLIEQALDAALRFQPNLTWLDTRAQGLDVKTGGATIGLANGNVLEADLVVGADGAHSWVRAQIGAKVNRRDYRQTGVVANFKAGRPHGETAYQWFRDGEIIALLPLPDGHVSLVWSAMTDHANTLVKLDPAQLAAEVERATMGALGTLECVTPAQGFPLALQTVDRLVAPRVALVGDAAHLIHPLAGQGMNLGLRDVASLVDVIVKKEAFRDIGDTVLLRRYERSRSEDIRALTIATDGLQKLFGLPGNIARAVRNTGMAFVGAQPLVKRWLVSAALG; translated from the coding sequence ATGAATGCTCACCATCAGTCCTTCGACGTCGCAGTGATCGGCGGCGGGCTCGTCGGCAAGACGGCGGCGCTTGCGCTCACGCAAAGCGGCCTGCGCGTCGCATTGCTCGCGCAGCATTGTCAGCCGCTGCCCGCCGGCGCCGTATTCGATTCGCGCGTCTACGCGCTATCCGCGAGTTCGCAGGCGCTGCTCGAACGTCTGCGCGTCTGGCAGGCGCTCGACACGGCGCGGCTCGCGCCCGTCTACGACATGCGCGTCTACGGCGACGCACACGCTGAACTGCATTTCTCGGCGTTTCAGGCGTCCGTGCCGCAACTCGCATGGATCGCCGAGTCGTCGCTGATCGAACAGGCGCTGGACGCCGCACTGCGCTTCCAGCCCAACCTCACGTGGCTGGACACTCGGGCGCAGGGGCTCGACGTCAAGACGGGCGGCGCGACCATCGGTCTCGCGAACGGCAACGTGCTCGAAGCGGATCTCGTGGTCGGCGCGGACGGCGCGCATTCCTGGGTGCGCGCGCAGATCGGCGCGAAGGTCAACCGGCGCGACTACCGGCAGACGGGCGTCGTCGCGAACTTCAAGGCCGGGCGGCCGCACGGCGAGACTGCGTATCAGTGGTTCCGCGACGGCGAGATCATCGCGCTGCTGCCGCTGCCGGACGGCCATGTGTCGCTGGTCTGGTCGGCGATGACCGATCACGCGAACACTCTCGTCAAGCTCGATCCCGCGCAACTCGCGGCTGAAGTCGAACGGGCGACGATGGGCGCGCTCGGCACGCTCGAATGCGTGACGCCCGCCCAGGGCTTTCCGCTCGCGCTGCAAACCGTCGACCGGCTGGTCGCACCGCGCGTCGCGCTGGTCGGCGATGCCGCGCACCTGATCCATCCGCTCGCGGGGCAGGGCATGAATCTGGGCTTGCGCGACGTGGCGTCGCTGGTGGACGTGATCGTGAAGAAAGAGGCGTTCCGCGATATCGGCGACACGGTGCTGTTGCGCCGCTACGAGCGCTCGCGCAGCGAAGACATCCGCGCGCTCACCATCGCCACCGACGGCCTGCAGAAGCTGTTCGGGCTGCCGGGCAATATCGCGCGCGCGGTTCGCAACACGGGCATGGCATTCGTTGGCGCGCAGCCGCTGGTCAAGCGCTGGCTGGTCTCGGCGGCGCTGGGCTGA
- the ugpB gene encoding sn-glycerol-3-phosphate ABC transporter substrate-binding protein UgpB — protein MHCKPLFRSLSVAAVLAFGVHQGAHAATEIQFWHAMEAALGERLNTIANDFNASQSDYKIVPVFKGTYDQTLAAGIAAYRSGNAPAILQVYEVGTATMMQAKKAVIPVSDVFKQAGMTLDEKGFVPTIASYYSDSKTGHLISMPFNSSTPVLYYNKDAFKKAGLDPNTPPKTWAELEQDALKLKAAGMSCGYSSGWQSWIQLENYSAWHGAPFATENNGFDGADAKLEFNKPLQIAHITFLQKMAKEGAFTYAGRKDEPVSKFYSGDCGIITNSSGSLATIRKYAKFDFGTGMMPYDASVKGAPQNAIIGGASLWVLSGKDPAVYKGVAKFLAYLSSPPVAAKWHQDTGYLPVTTAAYQLTQQQGFYEKNPGSDTAIRQMLNKPPLPYTKGLRLGNMPQIRTIIDEELEQVWSDKKTPKDALDSSVSRGDELLRRFEKAGN, from the coding sequence ATGCATTGCAAGCCGCTGTTCCGTTCGCTATCCGTCGCGGCCGTTCTGGCCTTCGGCGTCCATCAAGGCGCTCACGCCGCCACTGAAATCCAGTTCTGGCATGCGATGGAAGCCGCCCTCGGCGAACGCCTGAACACGATCGCCAACGACTTCAACGCATCGCAGAGCGACTACAAGATCGTCCCCGTCTTCAAGGGCACCTACGACCAGACACTTGCAGCCGGCATCGCCGCGTATCGCAGCGGCAACGCGCCCGCGATCCTGCAGGTCTACGAAGTCGGCACCGCTACGATGATGCAGGCGAAGAAAGCCGTCATTCCCGTCTCCGACGTGTTCAAGCAGGCGGGCATGACGCTCGACGAGAAAGGCTTCGTGCCGACCATCGCCAGCTATTACAGCGACTCGAAGACAGGTCACCTGATCTCGATGCCGTTCAACAGCTCGACGCCCGTCCTCTACTACAACAAGGACGCATTCAAGAAAGCTGGCCTCGATCCGAACACGCCGCCCAAGACGTGGGCCGAACTGGAGCAGGACGCGCTGAAGCTGAAAGCAGCGGGCATGTCGTGCGGCTATTCGTCGGGCTGGCAAAGCTGGATTCAGCTCGAAAACTACAGCGCATGGCACGGCGCGCCGTTCGCGACCGAGAACAACGGCTTCGACGGCGCCGACGCGAAGCTCGAATTCAACAAGCCGCTGCAGATTGCGCACATCACGTTCCTGCAGAAAATGGCGAAAGAAGGCGCGTTCACCTATGCCGGCCGCAAGGACGAACCGGTGTCGAAGTTCTATAGCGGCGATTGCGGGATCATCACGAACTCGTCCGGCTCGCTCGCGACGATCCGCAAGTACGCGAAGTTCGACTTCGGCACGGGCATGATGCCGTACGACGCGAGCGTAAAGGGCGCGCCGCAGAACGCGATCATCGGCGGCGCGAGCCTGTGGGTGCTGTCGGGCAAGGACCCGGCCGTCTACAAGGGCGTCGCGAAGTTCCTCGCCTATCTCAGCTCGCCGCCCGTCGCCGCCAAATGGCATCAGGACACGGGTTATCTGCCCGTCACCACGGCCGCGTATCAGTTGACCCAGCAGCAGGGCTTCTACGAGAAGAATCCCGGCAGCGACACGGCTATCAGGCAGATGCTGAACAAGCCGCCTCTGCCGTACACGAAGGGCCTGCGTCTGGGCAACATGCCGCAGATCCGCACGATCATCGACGAAGAACTCGAACAGGTCTGGTCCGACAAGAAGACGCCGAAGGATGCGCTCGATTCGTCGGTGTCGCGCGGCGACGAACTGCTGCGCCGCTTCGAGAAAGCGGGCAACTGA